In a single window of the Anaerocolumna cellulosilytica genome:
- a CDS encoding ABC transporter permease: MRQDMKKYILKKMIELIFTLFFVTLLSFLLMRLSSVDPATAYAKRMIGSPTIEQIEAIRLQLGFDKPLLIQYGRWVIDLLHFDLGTSLANGHKVWTDIATAFPKTLGIVFIASVFQIITIIVLSCIAFLSPWKIPKSVLQIICILGVSIPSFYLATVYLDYFAVKKSLIAVTGNTSFLSYISPALCIGVFGASFYTPMLMDALEHESKEEYAFYARCRGLSESRLLFFHFLPRAAVGLIPSFLQSIGLALANATVIEQIFSIPGFGYLIVNHVLDRDTPMIHAEVFFLALAIALCNIAADLIQWAIQRKREVA, translated from the coding sequence ATGAGACAGGATATGAAAAAATATATTCTGAAAAAAATGATTGAGTTGATATTTACACTATTTTTTGTGACGTTACTTTCGTTTCTCTTGATGCGCTTGTCATCCGTTGACCCGGCAACCGCATATGCCAAACGAATGATTGGAAGCCCCACAATCGAGCAAATCGAAGCGATTCGGTTACAGTTGGGTTTTGATAAACCCTTACTGATTCAATACGGACGTTGGGTAATTGATTTACTTCATTTTGATCTTGGAACATCACTGGCAAATGGACATAAGGTTTGGACTGATATTGCAACTGCTTTTCCAAAAACACTTGGAATTGTTTTCATAGCATCCGTATTTCAAATTATTACTATTATTGTGTTGAGCTGCATTGCATTTTTGTCACCTTGGAAGATACCCAAAAGCGTTTTGCAGATCATTTGTATTTTAGGTGTTTCTATCCCATCATTTTACTTAGCAACAGTATATCTGGATTACTTCGCAGTAAAAAAATCTCTGATTGCTGTAACGGGGAATACCAGTTTCCTTAGCTACATATCACCTGCACTTTGCATTGGGGTGTTTGGGGCTTCCTTCTATACACCAATGTTAATGGATGCACTGGAGCATGAAAGTAAGGAAGAGTATGCATTCTATGCTCGTTGCCGTGGACTGTCGGAAAGTAGACTTTTATTTTTTCATTTTCTGCCTAGAGCCGCAGTTGGACTGATTCCTAGCTTTCTGCAAAGTATAGGTTTGGCGCTGGCAAACGCAACTGTAATTGAGCAGATTTTTTCTATTCCTGGCTTCGGCTATTTGATTGTCAATCATGTATTGGATCGAGATACGCCTATGATCCATGCTGAGGTGTTCTTTCTTGCGCTAGCGATTGCCCTATGCAATATTGCTGCTGATTTGATTCAATGGGCAATTCAAAGAAAAAGGGAGGTGGCGTAA
- a CDS encoding ABC transporter permease, translating to MKKKSEVFNLFVIIPVLVIVLFLIGFLFAPNNPMESNLLTRFQKPSTTYLFGTDQLGRCIFSRILYGGWTTLGIVLGGSMIVFSLGTIIGMATSRAVMKGNTLIDGFINAVTAIPPIAYLIVFIGAWGSGAKTTLFALTVSYILRYIKLVRTRTDMEMGKAYVMCAVASGASKLRILMIHILPNLIAEMIRFLCLSCADMILAITAFSFIGLGLGDNVVDWGSMILDARGALVLHPIMILYPIGAVILSTLCFNILGRRLT from the coding sequence ATGAAAAAGAAAAGCGAGGTATTCAATCTTTTCGTTATAATTCCCGTGCTTGTGATTGTGCTGTTTTTAATTGGATTTCTATTTGCACCCAATAATCCCATGGAATCCAATCTTTTGACAAGATTTCAGAAACCGAGCACTACGTACCTGTTTGGAACCGATCAGTTGGGGCGGTGTATTTTCTCACGAATTCTTTATGGAGGCTGGACAACACTTGGAATCGTGCTGGGCGGCTCGATGATCGTCTTTTCGTTGGGGACAATCATCGGTATGGCAACAAGCCGAGCGGTAATGAAAGGAAATACTCTAATTGACGGATTCATCAATGCAGTCACCGCAATACCGCCTATTGCATACCTGATCGTTTTTATAGGCGCTTGGGGGAGTGGAGCGAAAACCACGTTATTTGCGCTGACCGTATCCTATATCCTTCGCTATATTAAACTGGTGCGAACCCGAACTGATATGGAAATGGGAAAAGCCTATGTTATGTGTGCAGTTGCTTCCGGAGCTTCAAAACTGCGAATATTGATGATTCATATCCTCCCCAATTTAATTGCGGAGATGATACGTTTTCTCTGTTTATCTTGTGCAGACATGATACTGGCAATTACAGCTTTCTCCTTCATCGGATTAGGATTGGGAGATAATGTTGTAGATTGGGGCAGCATGATTCTAGATGCGCGTGGTGCACTGGTTCTACATCCTATCATGATTTTGTACCCAATCGGTGCCGTTATTTTATCGACGCTCTGTTTTAATATTTTGGGCAGACGATTGACTTAA
- a CDS encoding ABC transporter ATP-binding protein, translating to MMLKINQLSVKEKSGRFLLNQVSIEIPSGAIIGLTGHSGSGKTTLLRSIFGMLHKDCQIKDGEIFMDDTDLLRLSRREHRGLCGKKIGFIPQNPMTAFDSRLKIGYQIQETFQRRLQLTKPKAIALAKEKLDLVNLKETQRVLHAYPGELSGGMLQRVAAAILLGMSPDYILADEPTAALDEENRNLLLDVLRMQMQDKGILFVSHDVDALQRLCNNIYVLGVGKVIEQGNMNQLLTKPQTDWMKQFASLSRKESRGEWEWEKLQYKM from the coding sequence ATGATGCTAAAAATCAACCAACTAAGTGTAAAAGAAAAATCAGGGCGTTTCCTGTTGAATCAAGTGTCCATAGAAATACCTTCCGGGGCAATCATTGGACTTACTGGCCATAGCGGTTCTGGAAAAACAACATTGCTGCGAAGTATATTCGGAATGCTACACAAGGACTGTCAAATTAAGGACGGGGAAATTTTTATGGATGACACAGATTTACTCAGGCTTTCGCGCAGGGAACATCGTGGCTTGTGCGGGAAGAAGATTGGTTTTATACCACAGAACCCAATGACTGCTTTTGATAGCCGACTGAAAATAGGCTATCAAATTCAGGAGACTTTTCAGAGACGTTTGCAATTGACTAAACCCAAGGCAATTGCTCTTGCAAAAGAAAAATTGGATTTAGTCAATCTGAAGGAGACACAAAGAGTGCTGCATGCATACCCTGGGGAACTTTCGGGAGGGATGCTGCAACGAGTGGCTGCAGCCATTTTATTAGGGATGTCACCCGACTATATCCTTGCGGACGAGCCAACGGCTGCACTGGATGAAGAAAACCGCAATCTGCTATTAGATGTGTTGCGGATGCAAATGCAGGATAAGGGTATTCTGTTTGTTTCCCATGATGTCGACGCACTTCAAAGACTTTGTAACAATATTTATGTGCTTGGAGTAGGAAAGGTAATTGAACAAGGCAATATGAATCAACTATTAACCAAACCGCAAACGGACTGGATGAAGCAATTCGCAAGCTTAAGTAGGAAAGAAAGCCGAGGTGAATGGGAGTGGGAGAAATTGCAATACAAAATGTGA
- a CDS encoding ATP-binding cassette domain-containing protein, which yields MGVGEIAIQNVNQIYRSEIQGAFHALCDINIRLEKGENLAIEGESGSGKSTLARLLIGMEKPTSGTILLDGEDITPWNYRTWKSNRKKIQAVFQDSSGTLNPARSAFSNVEEALINLTSYNRKERKRRIYDLMEAVYMNHKLLDTPVCRLSGGEQRRLSLLRAMAIEPDYLIMDEVTSGLDLISTDAVLTLVENAAKLHRCSCVFVTHSRKDAMRISNRIAIMQNGRIVEQGHLIK from the coding sequence ATGGGAGTGGGAGAAATTGCAATACAAAATGTGAATCAAATTTATCGCAGTGAAATACAAGGTGCGTTTCATGCGCTCTGTGATATTAACATTCGTTTGGAAAAGGGTGAAAATCTGGCGATAGAGGGTGAAAGTGGTTCGGGTAAAAGTACGTTAGCAAGATTGCTGATTGGGATGGAAAAACCCACATCTGGAACCATTTTGTTAGATGGTGAAGATATTACACCGTGGAATTATCGTACATGGAAAAGCAATCGTAAAAAGATACAAGCTGTGTTTCAAGACTCTTCCGGTACCCTAAATCCAGCAAGATCAGCATTTTCCAATGTGGAAGAAGCGCTGATAAATTTAACTTCGTATAATCGAAAAGAACGAAAACGGCGTATCTATGATTTGATGGAGGCTGTTTACATGAATCATAAGCTGCTGGATACCCCAGTGTGCCGGCTCTCAGGCGGAGAACAGCGCCGACTATCGTTGCTTCGAGCCATGGCTATAGAGCCGGATTATTTAATCATGGACGAAGTGACAAGCGGTCTCGATTTAATTTCAACCGATGCCGTACTTACCTTAGTAGAGAACGCTGCAAAACTACACCGCTGTTCCTGCGTTTTTGTAACCCATAGTCGGAAGGATGCTATGCGAATTTCCAATCGGATTGCAATTATGCAAAATGGCAGGATTGTGGAGCAGGGGCATCTAATAAAATAA
- a CDS encoding nickel ABC transporter substrate-binding protein: MKNTWKRILSMLLSCLLLTFCLAGCGQNAKTTDTSQTSSTKVLTICTAKELDNLTTLTMNKENNIACGLVYETLVAYENGKIVPKLAEEWSWDDTNTVLTFKLHQGITFTDGTEFNAESVKAILEFNRSNSNFSGIKGIYNILSVEAIDKYTVAVHYEAPCFSYLNDFCFQNVAGMMSPNVFEAGNFQTFKDVVGTGTYVRDEIISGDCTRFVRNENYWGEAPYYDEVIVKYIPEASSRLQALQTGEVDMIYGAELITYDDYNQAITLDGITGEINEGNTLTRNLVLNAASHVLSDVKVREAIAYAINKQEITEGLTYGYETPATTLFSKGAPYTDISYKTMRNFDLDKASTLLDEAGWVMNEKTGFREKNGKALTLNYTYWADISLAQEMALAIKTQLAKVGINAETTGQDQMTWWTEGVAGNYDITTWNTEGSYTEPHKFLQETLGADPHAVSLQALGNFEDYSAAVNKFSTTAEPDAVQETIATALNISNDNVIDLPISYSKDLVVYNTAKIAGYTFSSVPQFFDINNVQPVK, translated from the coding sequence ATGAAAAATACCTGGAAAAGAATTCTCTCGATGCTCTTAAGTTGCCTTCTCCTAACATTTTGCTTGGCTGGCTGCGGGCAAAATGCCAAAACGACTGACACAAGCCAGACATCCTCTACAAAGGTATTAACTATTTGTACCGCAAAGGAGTTGGATAACCTAACAACTTTAACTATGAATAAAGAAAACAATATCGCTTGCGGTCTCGTATATGAAACGCTGGTGGCCTACGAAAACGGTAAAATAGTCCCAAAGCTGGCTGAAGAATGGAGCTGGGACGATACCAATACAGTACTCACATTCAAGCTGCATCAGGGCATTACTTTTACCGATGGAACGGAATTTAATGCTGAAAGTGTAAAAGCCATTTTGGAATTTAATCGTTCAAACTCCAATTTTAGTGGCATTAAGGGTATTTATAATATCCTGAGTGTTGAGGCAATTGATAAATACACGGTTGCTGTTCATTATGAGGCTCCATGTTTCTCCTATTTAAATGATTTCTGTTTCCAGAATGTTGCGGGTATGATGTCGCCCAATGTCTTCGAAGCGGGAAATTTCCAAACCTTCAAGGATGTAGTAGGAACTGGCACTTATGTACGAGATGAGATTATTTCTGGAGACTGCACTCGCTTTGTTCGGAACGAAAACTATTGGGGCGAAGCTCCGTATTATGATGAGGTCATTGTAAAATATATTCCAGAGGCTTCTTCCCGCCTACAGGCGTTACAGACTGGCGAAGTAGATATGATTTATGGAGCAGAACTAATTACATACGATGATTACAATCAGGCAATCACTCTGGATGGTATTACTGGTGAAATAAATGAAGGCAATACGCTGACACGTAATTTGGTGCTAAATGCTGCAAGCCATGTGCTTAGTGATGTTAAGGTTCGTGAAGCAATTGCTTATGCAATTAATAAGCAGGAAATTACTGAGGGGCTGACCTACGGATATGAAACTCCGGCTACGACACTGTTCAGTAAAGGCGCACCTTATACAGATATTAGTTACAAAACTATGCGGAATTTTGATTTAGACAAGGCCAGTACGCTACTGGATGAAGCGGGCTGGGTAATGAACGAAAAAACAGGTTTCCGTGAGAAAAATGGAAAAGCGCTAACGCTCAATTATACCTATTGGGCAGATATTTCTCTCGCGCAGGAAATGGCCCTGGCAATAAAAACACAACTTGCCAAAGTGGGTATTAACGCTGAGACCACTGGACAAGATCAGATGACATGGTGGACGGAAGGCGTTGCTGGCAACTATGATATTACCACTTGGAACACGGAAGGTTCTTATACAGAACCCCACAAATTCCTTCAGGAAACTCTTGGCGCCGATCCTCATGCAGTTTCTCTGCAAGCCTTGGGTAATTTTGAGGATTATTCTGCTGCAGTTAATAAGTTTTCCACAACTGCGGAACCTGACGCGGTTCAGGAGACGATTGCGACCGCATTGAACATTTCCAATGATAATGTTATTGATTTGCCGATTTCCTATTCCAAGGATTTAGTGGTGTATAATACTGCTAAAATTGCAGGATACACATTTTCCAGCGTTCCTCAGTTCTTTGACATTAACAATGTGCAGCCTGTTAAGTAA
- a CDS encoding ABC transporter ATP-binding protein, with product MDKEQSPMSRLMEFAALYKGKYVLSVVLAILGVAAGLVPFFVVSKIVLLLIGGETTVSVYLRWCVIAGVGFLAKVCFFNLSTFVSHTATFETLSEIRIQLVDKLTRVPMGYIINTPSGQLKNILVDRVEGMETTLAHLIPELTANFCIPVCILIYLLFLDWRMALASMVTLPIGMLCYKGMANGYEEKFQGLMMRVRKMTNTVVEYIGGIEVIKAFNQSANSYQKYSDAVEDNALYAVNWMKSVQIYKSMVFTVWPSVLVSVLPVGCVLYRNGNLSVPVFVTCIVLALGIITPILNALNFTDSIAQMKSIVGEICSVLDEKELERPVQPVKLDTSSISMENVSFSYEEGTSLLEQVNLTIPEKTITAFVGPSGGGKSTITKLIAGFWDVTVGAVKIDGINIRKIPLEQLMNQVAYISQDNYLFDETVLENIRMGKPTATDEEVYQAARDCGCYDFILKLENGFQTVVGGAGGHLSGGERQRIAIARAVLKNAPIVILDEATAYIDAENEALIQEAMAKIIAGKTVLMIAHRLSTITDADKIVVVKNGHIEAEGTHQNLLQTCSLYQEMWKAHMDTKDVA from the coding sequence ATGGATAAAGAACAAAGTCCTATGTCCAGATTGATGGAATTTGCAGCTCTTTACAAAGGTAAATATGTCCTATCAGTCGTTTTAGCTATCCTCGGTGTTGCCGCTGGTTTAGTGCCATTTTTTGTAGTTTCTAAAATTGTACTGTTGTTAATTGGAGGGGAAACAACTGTTTCCGTTTATTTAAGATGGTGCGTCATAGCTGGTGTTGGTTTTTTAGCAAAAGTGTGCTTTTTCAACCTTTCTACTTTTGTTTCCCATACCGCAACCTTTGAAACACTGTCTGAAATTCGAATTCAGCTTGTGGACAAGCTCACAAGGGTTCCGATGGGATACATTATTAACACACCGTCTGGTCAACTCAAAAATATTCTTGTGGATCGTGTAGAAGGTATGGAAACAACTCTCGCTCATCTGATTCCTGAATTAACTGCGAACTTTTGTATTCCAGTCTGTATCTTGATTTATCTACTGTTTCTTGATTGGAGAATGGCGCTTGCATCAATGGTAACATTGCCTATAGGTATGCTCTGCTACAAAGGAATGGCGAATGGCTATGAAGAAAAATTTCAGGGGCTTATGATGCGCGTTCGTAAAATGACAAATACGGTTGTAGAGTATATCGGAGGAATTGAAGTTATCAAAGCTTTTAATCAATCAGCAAATTCATATCAGAAGTATTCTGATGCCGTTGAGGATAATGCTTTATATGCCGTAAATTGGATGAAGAGTGTTCAGATTTATAAGTCTATGGTGTTTACGGTTTGGCCAAGTGTGTTGGTCAGTGTACTTCCTGTTGGTTGTGTCTTATACCGCAATGGCAACTTGAGTGTTCCGGTTTTTGTCACATGCATTGTTTTGGCACTGGGAATTATTACTCCGATTCTCAATGCATTGAATTTTACAGACAGCATTGCGCAGATGAAGTCTATTGTAGGAGAAATCTGTTCCGTTCTGGACGAAAAAGAGTTGGAACGACCTGTGCAACCAGTCAAACTTGATACATCCAGCATCTCAATGGAGAATGTAAGTTTCTCTTATGAAGAGGGCACATCACTTTTAGAGCAGGTCAACCTTACTATTCCAGAAAAAACAATTACAGCCTTTGTAGGTCCGAGTGGAGGCGGTAAGTCTACGATAACAAAGTTGATTGCGGGCTTTTGGGATGTGACCGTTGGAGCGGTTAAAATTGATGGTATCAATATACGAAAAATTCCATTAGAACAGTTGATGAATCAGGTTGCCTACATATCACAGGACAACTATTTATTTGATGAAACAGTACTTGAGAATATCAGAATGGGAAAGCCCACCGCGACGGATGAAGAAGTCTATCAGGCAGCAAGGGATTGTGGATGCTATGACTTTATCTTGAAATTAGAAAATGGTTTCCAAACAGTCGTAGGTGGTGCAGGTGGACATCTTTCCGGAGGTGAGCGACAGAGGATTGCGATTGCAAGAGCTGTGTTGAAAAATGCGCCTATCGTCATTCTCGACGAGGCAACAGCCTATATTGATGCAGAAAACGAAGCGTTGATTCAGGAAGCCATGGCGAAGATAATTGCCGGAAAAACAGTTCTGATGATTGCACATCGTCTCTCTACGATTACCGATGCAGACAAAATTGTTGTGGTAAAGAATGGACATATTGAAGCGGAGGGTACTCATCAGAACCTGCTTCAGACATGCTCTTTGTATCAGGAAATGTGGAAAGCACACATGGATACAAAAGATGTTGCTTAA
- a CDS encoding ABC transporter ATP-binding protein, translating to MIRTLKKIYYFSGKMQGTMKTTILFSVLHSIFDMMSFAALALVFSGIINGFEAATIWQIFGITFASMIMKIICSYISDFYKVKIGYLMCAEKRIHIGDRIKYMPMGYFSDHNLGNLTSVVTTTMGDIENNASSVLTNILGGYIHVTIITIVMFMIDWRIGLTIFCGVLLFTWCISSLQKKSEKVSPERQAAQESLVSNVLEYVQGMLIVKSFNLGRNSYSKIKQAILESKNKNLKLEHLFVPYTVLQQIILYATSVVIITEALIFYLNGSMSLPMCLLMTVASFMLFGQLQSAGNTSSLLRLLDVSIDKVEEINRTVVMDENGKVQTPSNYDIAFENVSFSYGDHKILDHVSLSIPQKTTTAIIGPSGAGKSTLCNLIARFWDVDGGKITIGGIDVRNYTLDSLLMNISEVFQKVYLFADTIENNIRFGKPNATHEDVKVAAKKACCHDFIMRLPDGYDTVIGEGGASLSGGEKQRISIARAILKDAPIIILDEATSSVDPENENMLMEAIAELTKNKTVIMIAHRLKTIRNADWIFVLADGYIVQQGTHEQLINQNGIYDQFISARKKAIGWKLK from the coding sequence ATGATTCGCACATTAAAAAAAATATACTATTTTTCAGGTAAAATGCAAGGAACAATGAAAACGACAATTCTGTTTTCGGTATTGCATTCTATTTTCGATATGATGTCATTTGCCGCGCTTGCACTGGTTTTTTCCGGTATTATAAATGGTTTTGAAGCGGCTACAATCTGGCAGATATTTGGGATTACTTTTGCCAGTATGATTATGAAAATTATTTGCAGCTATATTTCAGATTTTTATAAAGTAAAAATCGGCTATTTAATGTGCGCCGAAAAGCGCATTCATATTGGTGACCGCATTAAGTATATGCCGATGGGGTATTTCAGTGATCACAATCTGGGTAATTTGACTTCTGTTGTTACTACCACGATGGGTGATATTGAGAACAATGCATCATCAGTGTTGACTAACATTTTAGGCGGATATATTCATGTAACGATTATTACAATTGTTATGTTTATGATTGATTGGCGGATAGGATTAACAATTTTCTGCGGTGTTTTGCTGTTTACCTGGTGCATCAGCAGTCTGCAAAAAAAATCAGAAAAAGTATCCCCTGAAAGACAGGCGGCCCAAGAATCTCTTGTCTCAAATGTATTGGAGTATGTGCAAGGAATGTTAATTGTCAAATCCTTTAACCTTGGGCGAAACTCCTACAGTAAAATAAAACAGGCTATTTTAGAAAGCAAAAATAAAAACTTGAAACTAGAGCATTTATTTGTTCCTTACACCGTTTTACAGCAAATTATCCTTTATGCCACTAGTGTCGTAATCATTACCGAAGCGTTGATTTTTTACCTCAATGGCTCTATGAGTTTGCCAATGTGTCTGTTGATGACGGTTGCTTCCTTCATGCTTTTCGGACAACTTCAATCAGCTGGGAATACTTCTTCACTATTGCGACTTCTGGATGTCTCAATTGATAAAGTTGAGGAAATTAATAGAACAGTGGTCATGGATGAAAATGGGAAGGTACAGACTCCGTCTAATTACGATATTGCATTTGAAAATGTTTCTTTTTCTTATGGTGATCATAAAATTCTGGATCATGTCAGCTTATCAATCCCCCAGAAAACAACAACTGCTATTATTGGGCCTTCTGGTGCAGGCAAGAGCACTCTATGTAATCTTATTGCCCGTTTTTGGGACGTAGATGGTGGAAAAATCACGATTGGTGGAATAGATGTCCGCAACTATACGCTGGATAGTCTATTGATGAATATAAGCGAGGTATTTCAGAAGGTCTATCTGTTTGCCGATACGATTGAAAACAATATCAGATTTGGGAAACCGAATGCAACGCATGAGGATGTAAAGGTTGCGGCAAAGAAAGCTTGTTGTCATGACTTTATTATGAGACTTCCTGATGGCTATGACACCGTTATTGGAGAAGGCGGCGCATCGTTGTCGGGTGGTGAAAAACAACGAATTTCCATCGCTCGTGCTATTTTAAAAGATGCGCCCATCATCATATTGGATGAAGCAACCTCTAGTGTTGATCCGGAAAATGAGAACATGCTAATGGAGGCGATTGCAGAATTAACAAAAAACAAAACGGTTATTATGATTGCACATCGACTGAAAACCATACGAAATGCTGATTGGATTTTTGTACTGGCTGATGGATATATTGTCCAGCAAGGTACACATGAACAGCTAATAAATCAAAACGGTATCTATGATCAATTCATCAGTGCTCGCAAAAAGGCGATTGGATGGAAACTGAAATAA
- a CDS encoding metal-dependent transcriptional regulator: MQFHTSDEDYTKPSISHAVSILKKGGFLNMDQEGYLHLTDSGQKVAEKIYERHCFFKNQLVMVGVAPEIAEQEAYQTEHTVSAETFQKIRKYLH, translated from the coding sequence ATGCAATTTCATACATCAGATGAGGATTACACAAAACCCAGCATTAGTCACGCTGTTTCCATACTCAAAAAAGGTGGCTTTTTGAATATGGATCAAGAAGGATATCTTCATTTAACTGACTCAGGGCAAAAGGTCGCAGAAAAAATATATGAACGCCATTGCTTCTTTAAAAATCAGCTTGTAATGGTTGGAGTTGCCCCTGAAATTGCAGAACAGGAGGCTTATCAAACAGAACATACTGTAAGTGCGGAAACCTTTCAAAAAATTAGAAAATATTTACACTAA
- a CDS encoding Dam family site-specific DNA-(adenine-N6)-methyltransferase produces the protein MKTTKQIESTYNITRQTLDNWMRDNLISKPIKDYKGWYQWDETNEGQIQFFIESKKENKHKLAEQLETLKITNRRYLGSKQKMLDFIWKVISENTSGVNTVADVFGGTGSVAEMFRQKGKNIIVNDILYSNYLSFLTWFGTEKVNYKKIKQILSELNKLEPTKENYVSEHFGDKYFTLENAKKIGEIRERIENYKDINEREKAFLLTSLLYAMDKVANTVGHYDAYRQKMDSTMPLRLRLPELNENKKNEVYNSDANRLVRGIIADLVYIDTPYNSRQYGDAYHLLENIMEWKKPEVIGKAMKMVDRSKVKSDYCTVKAPQAFEDLIQGIDSKYILVSYNNMAEKGAGRSNAKISNEEIIETLKKKGKVIIFETDFNVYTTGKTKIENHKELLYLCEVKKKTNKNYYVQSALNYTGGKYKLLPQIEPLFPKEYNNFIDLFAGGANVGVNAKPKEKIYINEIKYYLVELYKFFKSIDIDILLCKIETLIDEYGLSNTKQYGYAHYNSDSGKGVGEYNKEPFKKLKTDYNNGKFTGDDKNLVFYILIVFGFNNQIRFNSKGEYNLPQGKRDFNDKMVTKLKTFHKAIKDNKIEFSNLDFREFRNYSKDDFIYVDPPYRISTASYNELGGWTLQDDLDLLEYLDKANKKGVKFALSNVIEHKGEENNVLIEWAKKYNIHELNFNYNNSNYQSKAKGNVTKEVLITNY, from the coding sequence ATGAAAACTACTAAACAGATAGAAAGCACATATAATATTACTCGTCAAACTTTAGATAATTGGATGAGAGATAACTTAATATCAAAGCCAATTAAAGATTATAAAGGTTGGTACCAATGGGATGAAACTAATGAAGGTCAGATTCAATTTTTTATAGAGTCAAAAAAAGAAAATAAACATAAACTAGCAGAACAACTTGAAACACTTAAAATTACAAACAGAAGATATTTGGGTAGCAAACAAAAAATGCTAGATTTCATTTGGAAAGTAATTTCTGAAAATACAAGCGGAGTAAACACTGTTGCTGATGTATTCGGTGGAACGGGTTCAGTTGCAGAGATGTTTAGGCAAAAAGGAAAGAACATAATAGTAAACGATATTCTATACTCTAACTATTTGTCTTTTTTAACATGGTTTGGAACCGAAAAAGTAAACTATAAAAAAATCAAGCAAATACTCTCAGAATTAAATAAACTTGAACCTACTAAAGAAAATTATGTTTCAGAGCATTTTGGCGATAAGTATTTTACATTGGAAAATGCTAAAAAGATAGGGGAAATTCGTGAAAGAATAGAAAACTATAAAGATATTAATGAACGTGAAAAAGCTTTTCTACTAACATCACTTCTTTATGCTATGGATAAAGTTGCTAATACTGTAGGGCATTACGATGCGTATCGGCAAAAAATGGATAGTACAATGCCACTAAGATTAAGACTTCCAGAACTAAATGAAAATAAAAAAAATGAAGTATATAATAGTGATGCTAATAGACTGGTAAGAGGTATAATTGCAGATTTAGTTTATATAGATACTCCTTATAATTCACGCCAATATGGAGACGCATATCATTTACTTGAAAACATAATGGAATGGAAAAAACCAGAAGTTATAGGTAAAGCTATGAAGATGGTGGATAGAAGTAAAGTTAAAAGTGATTATTGCACAGTTAAAGCTCCACAAGCCTTTGAAGATTTAATTCAAGGAATAGATAGTAAGTACATTCTAGTGTCTTATAATAATATGGCTGAAAAGGGCGCAGGGCGTTCTAATGCCAAAATCTCAAATGAAGAGATAATTGAAACTCTTAAGAAAAAAGGGAAAGTTATTATTTTTGAAACAGACTTTAATGTATATACAACAGGTAAGACAAAGATAGAGAATCATAAAGAACTTCTTTATTTATGTGAAGTCAAAAAAAAAACTAATAAAAATTATTATGTTCAATCAGCATTAAATTATACTGGTGGAAAATATAAGCTTTTGCCACAGATAGAGCCATTATTTCCTAAAGAGTATAATAACTTTATTGACTTGTTTGCAGGAGGAGCAAACGTTGGGGTAAATGCAAAGCCTAAAGAAAAGATTTATATAAATGAAATCAAGTACTATTTAGTTGAACTCTATAAGTTTTTTAAAAGTATAGATATTGATATTCTTTTATGTAAAATAGAAACTCTCATTGATGAGTACGGACTTAGCAATACAAAGCAATATGGTTATGCTCACTATAATTCAGATAGTGGTAAAGGTGTAGGTGAATATAACAAAGAACCTTTTAAGAAATTGAAAACAGATTATAATAATGGAAAATTTACAGGAGATGATAAAAACTTAGTATTTTACATTCTCATAGTTTTTGGATTTAATAATCAAATTAGGTTCAACTCAAAGGGAGAGTATAATCTTCCGCAAGGGAAAAGAGATTTTAATGATAAAATGGTTACTAAGTTAAAAACTTTCCATAAAGCTATAAAAGATAATAAGATAGAATTTTCAAATCTTGATTTTAGAGAATTTAGAAACTATTCAAAAGATGATTTCATTTATGTGGATCCACCTTATAGAATATCAACTGCGAGTTATAATGAACTTGGGGGGTGGACTCTTCAAGATGATTTAGATTTACTCGAATATCTAGATAAAGCAAATAAAAAAGGTGTGAAATTTGCACTTAGTAATGTAATAGAGCATAAAGGCGAAGAAAATAATGTACTTATTGAATGGGCAAAAAAATACAATATCCACGAACTTAATTTTAATTATAATAATTCTAACTACCAATCAAAAGCTAAAGGTAATGTTACAAAAGAAGTTTTAATTACAAATTATTGA